The Halichoerus grypus chromosome 14, mHalGry1.hap1.1, whole genome shotgun sequence genome contains a region encoding:
- the LOC118548944 gene encoding minor allergen Can f 2-like translates to MQLRLLTVGLALVCGLQAQEESQEEPQERLQELCGIWHTVALASNNSALIRPGGHVRAFINTMSAKDGNLHGEILIPREGRCEKVSLPAFKADTNNKFSLEIWGHNDFYLEEVQPKSYLILYVINPYNDVTSLVANLMVRDPSTQEDFLQTFESVCEDLGLHKDQIVVLDTDDHCQSFRD, encoded by the exons ATGCAGCTCCGACTGCTGACCGTCGGCCTGGCACTGGTCTGTGGCCTGCAGGCTCAGGAGGAAAGCCAGGAGGAGCCCCAGGAGAGGCTGCAGGAA CTGTGTGGGATCTGGCACACCGTCGCCCTGGCCTCCAATAACTCGGCTCTGATCAGGCCCGGCGGGCACGTCAGGGCTTTCATCAACACCATGAGCGCGAAGGACGGCAACCTGCACGGAGAGATCCTCATACCGAGA GAAGGCCGGTGCGAGAAAGTCTCCCTCCCGGCGTTCAAGGCTGACACCAACAACAAATTCAGCCTGGAGA TTTGGGGACACAATGATTTCTACCTGGAGGAGGTACAGCCCAAGAGCTACCTGATTCTCTATGTGATCAACCCGTACAATGATGTGACCAGCCTGGTGGCCAACCTGATGG TCCGGGACCCCAGCACACAGGAGGACTTCCTGCAGACATTCGAGTCCGTCTGTGAAGACCTCGGCCTGCACAAGGATCAGATTGTGGTTCTGGACACTGATG ATCACTGCCAGAGTTTTAGAGACTAG
- the LOC118548947 gene encoding uterocalin-like — protein MNAPWLVLVLALLGAPRPAHGPRDPNIDENMVNGDWFSTAQASDEPTLLWKDSHVMFFVRKIHVTLKTIEFHLYRRIQGMCVPIIMMANKTKKKFQYTLKYAGHNMIFLEEVDPSRFLIFCIHNHWHGKETVVVNLLSRTPTASCDVMQTFRNYCKSHGISPANIINLTQTDHRLRA, from the exons ATGAACGCCCCGTGGCTGGTCCTGGTGCTAGCTCTGCTCGGGGCCCCACGCCCTGCACACGGGCCCCGGGACCCCAACATCGATGAGAATATG GTCAACGGCGACTGGTTCTCAACAGCCCAGGCTTCTGACGAACCGACACTCCTGTGGAAGGACTCACACGTGATGTTCTTCGTCCGCAAAATCCATGTAACCCTCAAGACCATAGAGTTCCATCTCTACAGGAG GATACAGGGCATGTGTGTCCCGATTATAATGatggcaaataaaacaaaaaagaaatttcagtacACGCTGAAAT ATGCTGGCCACAACATGATCTTCCTAGAGGAGGTGGACCCCTCTCGCTTCCTCATCTTCTGCATCCACAACCACTGGCACGGAAAGGAGACAGTGGTGGTGAACCTCCTCA GCCGGACCCCTACCGCGAGCTGTGACGTCATGCAGACGTTTAGGAATTACTGCAAAAGCCACGGGATTAGCCCGGCCAACATCATCAACCTGACCCAAACGG ACCACCGCCTGCGTGCCTGA
- the SOHLH1 gene encoding spermatogenesis- and oogenesis-specific basic helix-loop-helix-containing protein 1, with the protein MASVLEMAVQFLRLAGTLVPGQEPHAVLGPSKETWREWQRDVTQQAVSRPSAAGPPDCGMGACGLTVPRAPPGCVTAGAGEGEAPSGVAEGPEGPPALPESCSLLSQPPGPSPSKALRLPPPWPPRLWQPPSPLVSEEAQSCLGQAGPPAEGADCVVTLDARSVSGCDMEDGTSYLLNAGPDWWLGSLEGRGAPSRSTARSSLLDRAEPGFLTDPEPGSQELPDGPLEPWGSDVGCPSLALREEADSIFPDFFPC; encoded by the exons ATGGCGTCGGTCCTGGAGATGGCGGTGCAGTTCTTGCGGCTTGCTGGCACCCTGGTGCCCGGCCAGGAGCCGCACGCT gTTCTTGGTCCTTCCAAGGAGACATGGCGCGAGTGGCAGAGGGATGTTACGCAGCAGGCCGTATCGCGTCCGAGCGCGGCAGGGCCCCCAGACTGCGGCATGGGAGCCTGTGGCCTGACCGT GCCACGGGCTCCTCCCGGCTGTGTGACCGCGGGCGCAGGCGAGGGCGAGGCCCCGTCAGGGGTGGCCGAGGGGCCGGAGGGGCCGCCAGCCCTCCCTG AGTCCTGCAGCCTGCtgtcccagcccccaggcccaaGTCCCTCCAAGGCGCTGAggctgcccccaccctggcctccccGCTTGTGGCAGCCACCCTCCCCCCTGGTGAGCGAAGAGGCTCAGAGCtgcctgggccaggctgggccccCAGCGGAGGGGGCTGACTGTGTCGTGACACTGGACGCCAG GTCCGTGTCGGGATGTGACATGGAAGACGGGACGTCCTACTTGCTGAACGCCGGTCCCGACTGGTGGCTGG GGTCTCTGGAGGGCAGAGGTGCCCCTTCTCGGAGCACAGCCAGGAGCAGCCTGCTGGACAGGGCAGAGCCAGGCTTCCTGACAGACCCCGAGCCTGGCTCCCAGGAGCTCCCGGACGGCCCCCTGGAGCCATGGGGCTCGGATGTGGgctgccccagcctggccctgcgGGAGGAGGCAGACAGTATCTTCCCCGACTTCTTCCCCTGCTAG